CTGGGGCTTGCAGGCGCTGCACGAGATGACGGTCCGCTAGCCCTTGACCGCTCCTGCCCTTAGCCCTTGATCGCGCTCGCCGCTAGCCCTTGACCGCGCCGGCCGTCAGCCCGGAGATGATCCGCCGCTGGAACAGCAGCACCATCACCACCAGCGGCAGCGTGATCACGATTGACGCCGCCGTGATCTGCCCCCACGGGTACTGCGACGCGATGTCCGCCCCCTCGAACTGGGCGATGGCGACCGTCGCCGTCAGGCGGTTCGGCTGGCTCATGAACGTCCGCGCGAACAGAAACTCGTTCCAGGCCTGGATGAACAGCAGGATCGCCGCCGTGAACACGCCCGGCGCGGCCAGCGGCACCATGATCTTGAAGAACGCCTGCATCCGCGTGCAGCCGTCCACCCGCGCCGACTCCTCAAGCTCGGCCGGCAGATCGCTGAAGAACGCCGTCAGCGTCCAGATGCAGATCGGCAGCGTGAACGTCACGTTCGGCAGGATCAGCGCCAGGTAGTTGTTCGTCAGGCCCCAGGCGTTGAACTGCCGGAACAGCGGCCCGATGATCGCGATGCCCGGGAACATCGCGATGGCCAGCACCAGCGCCAGCAGCAGGTTCTTGAACGGGAAGTCCAGCCGGGCGATGGCGTAGGCGCAGAACGCCCCGATCACAATCGAGATCGCCGTGGCCGAGGATGCTACGATCACGCTGTTCAGCAGCGCCCAGCGGAAGCGGTCCAGCCCGAAGATGTCCCGGTAGTTGACCAGGTCGGGCGGGGCCGGCAGGTAGCTGATCGGCACGTCGTAGATCGTCGTCGGGCCCTTGAGCGACG
This genomic interval from Chloroflexota bacterium contains the following:
- a CDS encoding carbohydrate ABC transporter permease, with the translated sequence MTVPARTAPSGLFPGLAAGGQSRTQLFGGIGFYLFVVLFVVFCLAPFVWTFITSLKGPTTIYDVPISYLPAPPDLVNYRDIFGLDRFRWALLNSVIVASSATAISIVIGAFCAYAIARLDFPFKNLLLALVLAIAMFPGIAIIGPLFRQFNAWGLTNNYLALILPNVTFTLPICIWTLTAFFSDLPAELEESARVDGCTRMQAFFKIMVPLAAPGVFTAAILLFIQAWNEFLFARTFMSQPNRLTATVAIAQFEGADIASQYPWGQITAASIVITLPLVVMVLLFQRRIISGLTAGAVKG